A section of the Candidatus Neomarinimicrobiota bacterium genome encodes:
- a CDS encoding cation transporter: MKKTEYNIPKMDCSSEEQMIRMKLEGIGEIQSLHFDLEARQLEVIHEGNSDPITASLKELDLGAELVQTTESVAENKANQEDDQRKALWIVLVINVSFFLIEMTAGFIAVSMGLLGDSLDMLADSIVYVLSLMAIGKALSYKKQVAKLSGWFQLGLAILGFGEVIRRFLGYTEIPVFEVMIIISAFALVGNTASLIVINRAKSDEAHMKASAIFTSNDIIVNLGVITAGVLVKFTSTAYPDLVIGAILFIVVARGAFRILKLAT, translated from the coding sequence ATGAAGAAAACTGAGTACAATATCCCCAAGATGGACTGTTCCTCAGAGGAACAGATGATCAGGATGAAACTTGAAGGGATTGGAGAAATCCAGTCCCTTCATTTCGATCTCGAAGCTCGACAGCTTGAGGTGATCCACGAGGGTAATTCCGATCCTATCACAGCATCCCTCAAGGAATTGGATCTAGGGGCAGAACTGGTACAGACGACTGAGTCCGTAGCTGAAAACAAGGCTAACCAGGAAGACGACCAGAGGAAAGCACTTTGGATCGTACTGGTTATAAACGTGTCCTTCTTCCTGATTGAGATGACTGCGGGATTCATAGCTGTTTCCATGGGGCTGCTGGGAGATTCCCTGGATATGTTGGCGGATTCGATTGTCTATGTGCTCAGCCTCATGGCTATAGGAAAGGCTTTGTCCTACAAGAAGCAGGTAGCCAAACTAAGTGGCTGGTTCCAGTTGGGACTTGCGATCCTGGGATTCGGCGAGGTAATCCGAAGGTTCCTGGGTTACACAGAAATACCCGTATTCGAAGTTATGATCATTATATCCGCTTTCGCACTTGTTGGCAACACAGCGTCACTAATTGTGATCAATAGAGCAAAAAGCGATGAAGCTCATATGAAGGCAAGTGCAATTTTCACATCGAATGATATTATTGTGAATCTTGGGGTGATTACAGCAGGTGTTCTGGTAAAATTCACCTCGACTGCGTACCCCGATCTCGTAATCGGAGCTATTCTCTTCATCGTAGTTGCTAGGGGAGCCTTCCGAATCCTGAAATTGGCCACTTAG
- the dmeF gene encoding CDF family Co(II)/Ni(II) efflux transporter DmeF: MQNWHHDHTFGQDKRRPGESRTLVVIVITAITMLVEIVAGIKYGSMALLADGLHMASHAVALSVTAFAYAYARRNARNDRFSFGTGKVNALGGFIGAILLAIFALYMGFESVVRLLNPVEIVFNQAILVAVLGLIVNGVSVLILGVENHDHDHKHSEHHHDHNLKSAYLHVMADALTSMLAIVALLTAKYFGSVWMDPIMGIVGAVLVARWSFGLLSSTSKILLDEQAPETVLDSIKDALNDGDDKEITDIHVWSIGPSIYAAQISIVSSNPDSLAEYKNSIPKDLGIVHLSIEIHKNPETSMPR, encoded by the coding sequence ATGCAAAACTGGCACCATGATCACACTTTTGGACAAGACAAACGTCGACCAGGTGAATCGCGCACGCTTGTAGTTATAGTAATCACTGCCATCACGATGCTGGTAGAAATAGTGGCAGGAATCAAATATGGTTCCATGGCACTTTTGGCAGACGGGTTACATATGGCGTCGCATGCCGTAGCCCTCAGCGTAACAGCTTTTGCCTATGCCTATGCACGTCGAAATGCCCGGAATGATCGTTTCAGTTTTGGTACAGGAAAGGTAAATGCACTGGGTGGTTTTATTGGGGCAATCCTTCTGGCGATATTTGCTCTGTACATGGGCTTTGAAAGTGTTGTTCGTCTACTAAACCCTGTTGAGATAGTATTTAATCAGGCGATTTTAGTGGCTGTTTTAGGGCTCATTGTTAATGGTGTTAGCGTGTTGATTCTGGGTGTTGAGAATCATGATCACGATCATAAGCATTCCGAGCATCACCATGATCATAACTTGAAGTCTGCCTATCTTCATGTAATGGCTGATGCACTTACCTCGATGTTAGCCATTGTTGCCTTGCTTACTGCAAAATACTTCGGTTCTGTTTGGATGGATCCAATAATGGGAATTGTTGGTGCAGTGCTTGTTGCCCGCTGGTCATTTGGACTTTTGAGTTCTACGAGTAAGATTTTGTTAGATGAACAGGCTCCGGAAACAGTTCTTGATTCGATTAAGGATGCGCTAAATGATGGTGATGATAAGGAGATAACAGATATACATGTCTGGTCGATTGGTCCGAGTATCTATGCAGCACAGATCTCAATAGTGTCCAGCAATCCAGATTCTCTAGCAGAATATAAAAACAGTATCCCAAAGGACTTGGGGATAGTACATTTGTCTATTGAAATTCATAAAAACCCTGAGACTTCAATGCCTAGATAA
- a CDS encoding homoserine kinase has translation MMNSDLSIEHINRVLREYEIGQFVSLEELSPGFANRSFKLETESGPYLFRWVLEKGLEDLKLELDLLEHLRGFEFKTSYPIAKGDGSFFTELAPGYAVIYDFITGVHPALSEEAARQIGSCVGQLSNIAPPVNFSRSNTINIDTCLELAEILQSAPVKLPDIYKYFTSVSAVFNERLTADLPQGLIHADVFPDNTIFQGNALRAIIDLEEACTDTLLFDLAMAINGFCFPNNELSYSFLESFLNGYLEHRLLSPEEWEALPTYIAWTAHGMLSWHLERLSQNHMERQEARVRELMTRVVDILNREESVSQNICVIRETFK, from the coding sequence ATGATGAATAGTGATCTCAGTATCGAGCATATTAATAGAGTACTACGAGAGTATGAAATTGGACAATTTGTAAGTCTTGAAGAATTGTCTCCAGGTTTCGCCAACCGAAGTTTCAAATTAGAAACGGAGTCTGGACCATATTTATTCAGATGGGTGTTAGAAAAAGGTCTTGAGGATTTAAAACTAGAGCTGGATTTGCTAGAGCATCTTCGTGGATTTGAGTTTAAAACATCCTACCCAATTGCCAAGGGTGATGGAAGTTTTTTTACTGAACTTGCACCAGGCTACGCGGTAATCTATGATTTCATCACGGGTGTACATCCGGCACTATCAGAAGAGGCAGCAAGACAGATAGGGAGTTGTGTTGGCCAACTAAGTAATATTGCTCCACCAGTAAATTTTTCGAGGTCAAACACGATCAATATTGATACATGTCTGGAATTAGCTGAAATCCTTCAAAGCGCACCTGTGAAACTACCTGATATCTACAAATACTTCACCAGTGTGAGTGCAGTATTTAACGAACGGCTGACTGCTGATTTACCCCAAGGGCTCATCCATGCAGATGTGTTTCCAGACAATACAATATTCCAGGGAAATGCTCTCCGAGCAATTATTGATTTAGAAGAGGCGTGTACCGATACGCTACTTTTTGATCTGGCAATGGCGATCAATGGGTTTTGTTTTCCCAACAATGAGCTTTCCTATTCCTTCCTGGAATCATTTCTCAACGGTTACCTAGAGCATAGGCTTTTGAGTCCTGAAGAATGGGAAGCTTTGCCTACATATATCGCCTGGACAGCTCACGGAATGTTGAGTTGGCATTTGGAGAGATTGTCTCAAAATCATATGGAACGGCAGGAAGCGCGTGTCCGTGAGCTCATGACCAGGGTGGTGGATATTCTTAATAGGGAAGAGAGTGTCTCACAAAATATCTGTGTGATCAGAGAAACTTTTAAATAA
- a CDS encoding multicopper oxidase domain-containing protein → MNRATYLICIACAMPLFAQTEVTIPDTLSGQEFHLVLQNGNFQFQEGIDSETMGVNGPVLGPTLIMEQGQFADISVENQLGEPTTIHWHGLHVSAENDGGPHTVIHPGETWNPQFTVLDKAGTYWYHPHLHEHTDEHVSKGLSGFIIVKDDEEAALELPRTYGVDDFPLVIQTKSINPTGEIVAHTNSDTELMVNAVMDPRLVVPEQVVRFRLLNGSSQRVFNFGLSNNQSFHMIASDGGLLNVSVELTRLMLAPGERAEILVDFALTTGSTTSLLSYAAELQNGIYGAAQPGMMSMQSLDGYNPNPLNGSDFEVMRFEIVDPTVNAVTTIVSNLASDTPLTESESDITRQFTLTPEVMGPNSINGDFLINGSYFDMETINEVIPLNNIEVWSITNQSPIAHPFHIHDVQFYVLDRNGVPPAPTEQGRKDVVLVKPMETVRFITKFEDFANPTVPFMYHCHMLTHEDAGMMGQFIVVDPLATNSNLAGLIPTVVTLGPAYPNPFNPTTTIRYDLPTRSAVTLGVYDITGRTITILADTHQPAGAYSIHWNGTNDLGNPVSTGMYFCRLEAGDYSKTIKMVYLK, encoded by the coding sequence GTGAATAGAGCAACTTATCTGATATGCATCGCCTGTGCGATGCCACTATTTGCACAGACAGAAGTAACCATACCAGATACACTGAGCGGACAAGAATTTCATTTGGTTCTTCAGAATGGAAACTTCCAATTCCAGGAAGGAATTGATTCCGAGACCATGGGTGTCAATGGGCCTGTACTTGGTCCCACCCTTATTATGGAACAGGGCCAATTCGCGGATATTTCCGTGGAGAACCAATTGGGTGAGCCAACTACAATTCACTGGCATGGGCTGCACGTTTCTGCAGAGAATGATGGCGGACCACATACAGTTATTCATCCTGGCGAAACCTGGAATCCCCAATTTACGGTCTTGGACAAGGCGGGTACATACTGGTATCATCCACATCTCCATGAACATACTGATGAGCATGTTTCGAAGGGACTATCGGGATTTATTATTGTTAAGGATGACGAGGAAGCAGCATTAGAACTGCCAAGAACCTATGGGGTTGATGATTTCCCCCTAGTTATTCAAACAAAATCAATAAATCCAACAGGGGAGATAGTTGCTCATACTAACTCTGATACAGAATTGATGGTTAACGCTGTCATGGACCCAAGATTAGTAGTCCCAGAGCAAGTCGTTCGATTTCGACTGTTGAATGGATCCTCCCAGCGAGTGTTTAATTTTGGCTTGTCAAATAATCAGAGCTTTCACATGATTGCTTCAGATGGAGGATTGTTGAATGTTTCTGTAGAGCTGACTCGATTAATGTTGGCTCCAGGCGAACGAGCTGAAATACTGGTTGATTTTGCTCTAACCACAGGGTCTACCACATCACTACTGAGCTATGCTGCTGAGTTACAAAACGGCATTTATGGTGCAGCTCAACCGGGAATGATGTCCATGCAGTCATTAGATGGATACAATCCCAATCCGCTTAATGGATCAGATTTTGAGGTCATGCGGTTTGAAATCGTGGATCCAACTGTGAATGCGGTCACAACAATTGTGTCGAATCTGGCTTCTGACACCCCGCTAACCGAAAGTGAGTCCGACATTACCCGGCAGTTCACTCTGACACCGGAAGTTATGGGTCCTAATTCAATAAATGGTGATTTTCTAATCAATGGATCGTACTTTGATATGGAAACGATCAATGAAGTTATTCCACTCAATAATATTGAGGTTTGGTCAATCACAAATCAGTCTCCCATTGCTCATCCCTTTCATATTCATGATGTTCAATTTTACGTCCTAGATAGAAATGGTGTCCCACCTGCTCCTACTGAGCAGGGCCGTAAAGATGTGGTGTTGGTGAAGCCAATGGAAACAGTCCGATTTATCACAAAATTTGAAGACTTTGCCAATCCAACTGTACCATTCATGTATCATTGCCACATGCTCACCCACGAGGATGCAGGCATGATGGGGCAGTTTATTGTCGTAGATCCTTTGGCGACGAATTCAAATTTGGCAGGACTCATCCCGACTGTAGTCACTCTTGGTCCTGCATATCCGAATCCGTTCAATCCAACCACCACCATCAGGTACGATCTTCCTACTCGATCCGCTGTGACACTTGGAGTTTACGATATCACTGGCAGAACCATCACAATTCTTGCTGATACACACCAGCCAGCAGGTGCTTACTCCATCCATTGGAACGGTACCAACGATTTAGGTAATCCAGTGAGTACAGGTATGTATTTCTGCCGACTTGAGGCTGGAGATTACAGCAAGACGATCAAGATGGTGTATTTGAAGTAG
- a CDS encoding DUF4396 domain-containing protein produces the protein MDSKAHNHEHHMMAETKTEEGSLKLAFSATLHCLIGCGLGEVVGMILATWWGWGNVASIALAVSLGFVFGFVLGMWPLLRAKMSFRKAFRIILVAEGVSILVMETAEVLVQVYSPGVMEASLTDGIFWLGMFLALVAGFLAALPINIILVRRGVRHQH, from the coding sequence ATGGACAGCAAGGCACACAATCATGAACATCATATGATGGCAGAAACTAAAACTGAGGAAGGGTCACTCAAGTTAGCCTTCTCGGCAACACTGCATTGCTTGATTGGCTGTGGTTTAGGTGAGGTTGTTGGGATGATTCTTGCCACTTGGTGGGGTTGGGGGAATGTAGCCTCCATTGCATTGGCTGTTTCACTCGGATTTGTATTTGGTTTCGTCCTGGGAATGTGGCCACTCCTGAGAGCTAAGATGTCATTCAGGAAAGCCTTTCGAATCATACTGGTAGCAGAGGGTGTAAGCATCCTGGTTATGGAAACAGCCGAAGTGCTGGTGCAGGTATACTCACCCGGAGTAATGGAGGCATCTCTGACTGATGGCATTTTCTGGTTAGGTATGTTCTTAGCCCTAGTGGCGGGTTTTCTTGCGGCCCTACCGATAAACATCATTTTAGTACGAAGAGGAGTTCGCCATCAGCACTAG
- a CDS encoding helix-turn-helix transcriptional regulator yields MVCDRCKRVIKEELEKLGYHVMVERLGHAKIYTDEQRVDLEKIDLILQVNGFELLLDKNAQIIEKIRTSIIDLIYSNRLGSLEVNLSEHLTRELSKDYSALSSLFSAVEGLTIEKYFILQKIERVKELLIYNELTLSETAYKLGYSSVQHLSNQFKKTTGMSASQFRALHQADRKSIDHIGHL; encoded by the coding sequence ATGGTTTGTGACCGTTGCAAGCGAGTGATAAAAGAGGAATTGGAGAAGTTGGGGTATCATGTGATGGTCGAAAGACTGGGGCATGCAAAAATCTATACAGATGAACAAAGAGTAGACCTGGAGAAGATTGATCTGATTCTGCAAGTAAATGGGTTTGAGTTGTTGCTGGACAAAAATGCCCAAATTATCGAAAAGATTCGCACATCAATTATTGACCTAATCTATAGCAATCGGTTAGGGAGTCTGGAGGTCAACCTCTCTGAACATCTGACAAGAGAGTTGTCTAAAGATTATTCCGCATTAAGCTCTCTATTCTCAGCGGTAGAAGGGTTGACTATAGAAAAATATTTTATATTACAGAAAATTGAGAGAGTGAAGGAGCTACTGATATATAACGAACTAACACTTTCTGAGACAGCGTACAAATTAGGCTATAGCAGTGTGCAACACCTTTCCAATCAATTTAAAAAGACCACGGGTATGAGTGCTTCCCAGTTCAGGGCTTTGCACCAGGCTGATAGAAAATCGATAGATCATATTGGCCATCTTTAA
- a CDS encoding transmembrane anchor protein, with product MHNNQISNNDLPSKAQLVKSTIIAAGIALVILVTAILPAEYGIDPTGIGKLIGLTKMGEIKTSLAKDAAIERAKDEAMKAQMLSAKKPKEVAPVKTKIPKPNDDINTDSMTFTLKPDEATEIKLAMLKGNKVTFSWTSDNGEANFDTHGDSKPLNIKYHNYAKGSKDRDEGTLEASFDGHHGWFWRNRTSGIMNITLEVSGEFSDIKKVL from the coding sequence ATGCACAATAATCAAATAAGCAATAATGATCTCCCTTCGAAAGCGCAGCTGGTCAAATCAACTATCATCGCAGCTGGTATAGCACTAGTCATTCTAGTTACTGCCATACTCCCTGCTGAGTATGGAATAGATCCAACTGGCATCGGTAAACTGATTGGGCTGACCAAAATGGGCGAGATTAAAACCTCTCTGGCAAAGGATGCTGCTATTGAACGGGCGAAAGATGAAGCAATGAAAGCTCAGATGCTTTCCGCTAAGAAACCCAAGGAAGTGGCACCAGTAAAAACGAAAATACCGAAACCAAACGACGACATAAATACAGACTCTATGACATTTACGCTTAAACCAGATGAAGCGACAGAGATCAAACTGGCTATGCTAAAGGGTAATAAAGTTACCTTTTCATGGACCTCAGATAACGGAGAGGCAAACTTTGATACTCATGGTGATTCAAAACCATTGAACATCAAGTATCATAACTATGCCAAAGGTTCAAAGGACAGGGATGAAGGAACATTGGAAGCATCCTTCGATGGGCATCATGGTTGGTTTTGGAGAAATCGAACATCAGGCATCATGAACATCACCCTCGAAGTGAGCGGTGAGTTTTCTGATATAAAGAAAGTACTCTAG
- a CDS encoding HupE/UreJ family protein, with translation MNNLFTLKNILLVLAGTVFLFAGTPDAMAHGVTQGDKGFIQESSGTMIVPFIYLGAKHMVTGYDHLLFLFGVIFFLYRLKDVSIYVTLFALGHSVTLLSGVLLNISVNAYIIDAVIGFSIVYKALDNMGAYQSWFGIQPNTKVATLIFGLFHGFGLATKILDYKVSSDGLIPNLISFNVGVELGQIMGLAIILIIMGYWRRSIRFMDHAYNANVLLMAGGFIFVGYQLTGFFTS, from the coding sequence ATGAACAATTTATTCACTCTGAAAAACATACTGCTGGTATTAGCAGGCACGGTGTTTCTGTTTGCGGGTACTCCAGATGCAATGGCCCATGGCGTGACTCAAGGAGATAAGGGCTTTATACAGGAGAGCTCTGGTACTATGATCGTACCATTCATATACCTGGGCGCTAAACATATGGTTACCGGATATGACCATTTACTCTTCTTGTTTGGGGTCATATTCTTTTTGTACAGGCTCAAGGATGTGAGCATTTACGTCACACTTTTTGCTCTTGGACACTCTGTCACCCTACTTTCAGGTGTTCTACTCAATATAAGTGTAAATGCATACATAATAGACGCTGTCATAGGGTTTTCTATTGTGTACAAGGCTCTCGATAATATGGGGGCATATCAATCCTGGTTTGGTATTCAACCCAACACGAAAGTTGCAACTCTCATCTTCGGGCTGTTTCATGGATTTGGACTGGCTACTAAGATCCTGGACTATAAAGTGTCTTCTGATGGACTTATTCCTAACCTGATTTCTTTTAACGTTGGTGTGGAATTGGGCCAGATAATGGGACTGGCAATCATACTCATTATTATGGGCTACTGGCGTAGATCTATAAGGTTTATGGATCACGCCTATAATGCCAATGTACTGCTCATGGCTGGAGGGTTCATTTTCGTTGGTTATCAACTCACCGGCTTTTTTACTTCATAA
- a CDS encoding manganese efflux pump: MTLLEIVLIAIGLAMDASAVSMTAAASGFAHQTRQVFRLAFHFGLFQGVMPLVGWFLGSTIVEYIEKWDHWVAFTLLAIVGGRMVFSWFDTNEEKILNDPTRGWTLVTLSIATSIDALAVGLSFSVLNVNIWVACLLIGFITFTLSIIAARIGRVAGSLMGKGVEVFGGLILIGIGIRILFSHIS; encoded by the coding sequence ATGACACTCCTAGAAATAGTACTTATCGCTATCGGGCTCGCTATGGATGCATCAGCCGTCTCAATGACAGCAGCAGCTTCAGGTTTTGCCCACCAGACACGTCAAGTATTTCGCCTGGCTTTCCATTTTGGGCTTTTTCAAGGAGTCATGCCTCTAGTAGGATGGTTCCTTGGCTCGACCATCGTTGAATACATTGAAAAGTGGGATCACTGGGTTGCATTTACCCTCTTGGCTATAGTGGGCGGGCGTATGGTTTTCTCTTGGTTTGATACTAATGAGGAGAAAATCCTAAACGACCCAACCCGTGGATGGACCCTGGTCACTTTGAGCATAGCAACTAGCATTGATGCACTAGCTGTGGGCTTGAGTTTCTCAGTTCTAAATGTGAACATTTGGGTGGCATGCTTGCTGATAGGGTTCATCACCTTCACACTCTCCATAATTGCTGCAAGAATTGGAAGGGTAGCAGGAAGTCTAATGGGCAAAGGTGTAGAGGTTTTTGGTGGTCTAATACTCATTGGGATCGGAATACGAATACTTTTTTCACACATATCTTAG
- a CDS encoding Ig-like domain-containing protein, which yields MRYKNLARLLPSSLFLLAFIAVIISCEDTMEQDEVSVAELSRVTPVDGAVNINPDASISIEFTEGMDSSSCQSRFGVFMGDLDEIPTNMMGQMHGMMNGQFQWNDDQTIMTFHPDSMFMDSTMYSICIQEGMQMHHHGGGGMMNMNHMGNNGSTASNGIISRFHTRN from the coding sequence ATGAGATATAAAAATTTGGCCAGATTGTTACCAAGTAGTTTGTTCCTACTTGCCTTTATCGCGGTAATCATTTCATGTGAGGACACAATGGAGCAGGATGAGGTTAGTGTTGCCGAATTATCCAGGGTGACTCCTGTCGATGGAGCCGTTAATATTAATCCAGATGCGAGCATTTCGATTGAATTTACTGAGGGTATGGATTCCAGCTCGTGTCAATCGCGCTTCGGCGTGTTTATGGGTGATCTAGATGAAATCCCTACCAACATGATGGGCCAAATGCATGGGATGATGAATGGGCAGTTCCAGTGGAATGATGATCAAACCATTATGACTTTCCATCCAGATAGTATGTTCATGGATTCCACGATGTACTCGATTTGCATCCAGGAAGGGATGCAGATGCATCATCATGGAGGCGGTGGCATGATGAATATGAATCATATGGGTAATAATGGTTCAACCGCGAGCAATGGGATAATATCCAGATTCCATACGAGAAATTAA
- a CDS encoding TIGR03987 family protein, translating to MPIPAILITIALVLYTTATWNERIAGILNRSHLILFWSGLFFDVFGTGLMIHNSTIETFSLHSLSGYAGIFFMLVHTIWATVVLVRNKETLRIRFHRFSVVVWTLWMFSYINGALLGMSA from the coding sequence ATGCCAATACCAGCAATTCTAATCACAATCGCTCTCGTCCTGTACACAACTGCAACATGGAATGAGCGGATAGCCGGAATTCTGAATCGATCACACCTGATTTTATTCTGGTCAGGATTGTTTTTCGATGTATTCGGGACAGGGCTTATGATCCACAATTCTACAATCGAAACCTTTAGTCTTCATTCTTTGTCGGGGTATGCAGGTATTTTCTTCATGTTGGTTCATACCATCTGGGCAACAGTTGTCCTTGTGCGAAACAAAGAAACACTACGAATCCGGTTTCATCGCTTCAGTGTGGTAGTATGGACTCTCTGGATGTTCTCCTACATCAATGGTGCATTACTGGGGATGTCGGCATAG